From Glycine soja cultivar W05 chromosome 4, ASM419377v2, whole genome shotgun sequence, the proteins below share one genomic window:
- the LOC114410155 gene encoding LOB domain-containing protein 15-like, translated as MSRERERFDEIGKKIKREGDVSSQMGRRHMLGPPGTLNTITPCAACKLLRRRCAQECPFSPYFSPHEPQKFASVHKVFGASNVSKMLMEVPECQRADAANSLVYEANVRLRDPVYGCMGAISALQQQVQSLQAELNAVRGEILKYKLREANMIPSSHVAMLPSSGAVSIAAPPPPPPPPPPLPPPSLPLPLPLTSSPPSMYIQQRDPTTYTTISSDNISYFV; from the exons ATGTCCAGAGAAAG GGAGAGATTTGATGAGATAGGGAAGAAGATCAAGAGGGAAGGAGATGTTTCATCTCAAATGGGAAGAAGACACATGTTAGGCCCTCCAGGAACCCTAAATACTATCACCCCTTGTGCGGCATGTAAGTTGTTGAGAAGAAGATGTGCCCAAGAATGTCCCTTTTCTCCATATTTCTCTCCCCATGAGCCCCAAAAATTTGCTTCTGTCCACAAAGTTTTTGGTGCCAGCAACGTCTCAAAGATGCTCATG GAAGTACCAGAGTGTCAAAGAGCTGATGCAGCAAATAGTCTAGTATATGAGGCTAATGTGAGGCTAAGAGATCCTGTGTATGGATGCATGGGTGCAATTTCTGCTTTGCAACAGCAAGTTCAATCTTTACAAGCTGAACTTAATGCAGTGAGAGGTGAAATACTTAAATACAAACTCAGGGAAGCTAACATGATACCCTCCTCTCATGTTGCAATGCTCCCTTCATCTGGGGCTGTTTCAATTGCTGCTCCaccgccgccgccgccaccaccaccacctcttcctcctccttctcttcctcttcctcttcctctaaCTTCTTCCCCTCCTTCCATGTACATCCAACAAAGGGATCCCACCACTTATACCACAATTTCAAGTGATAATATCTCCTATTTTGTCTAA